The sequence TTAGTCATTCTAGGTGTCATTACTTTTCTTGGTTTTACCTCTCTTTGTTCAAATGTTCCCCAATTTTTCAGTGTTACTTTTCTCCCTTCATTCAGGACTTTTAACAGAGTATTCCAGAATAAGTCTATTTTTTCTTTTACCTCTTTATGATTTGCTGCCTTGTTTCTTTTCTTATAGAATCTTATAAACTCCATTTCTGTCAT is a genomic window of Fusobacterium sp. containing:
- a CDS encoding HU family DNA-binding protein, which translates into the protein MTEMEFIRFYKKRNKAANHKEVKEKIDLFWNTLLKVLNEGRKVTLKNWGTFEQREVKPRKVMTPRMTKAGYTKAKKTIKFKAGAGLEDIINGAS